A genomic stretch from Bacterioplanes sanyensis includes:
- a CDS encoding group II truncated hemoglobin, giving the protein MAYGDGDSSFQTAGGEAGLRCLVDAFYDAMETLPQARTIRDMHPQDLTESRDELTLFLCGWLGGPKLFREKYGAIRIPVAHRHLDIGPQERDAWLLCMKVAADEQPWPQDFKDYLLEQLYVPAERSRNRSD; this is encoded by the coding sequence ATGGCCTATGGCGACGGCGATAGCTCGTTTCAAACGGCGGGTGGCGAAGCCGGGTTGCGCTGCCTCGTCGATGCTTTTTACGATGCCATGGAAACCTTGCCGCAGGCGCGCACCATTCGTGATATGCACCCGCAAGATTTAACCGAGTCGCGCGATGAGCTGACGCTATTTCTATGCGGCTGGCTGGGAGGGCCAAAACTGTTTCGTGAAAAGTACGGTGCCATTCGCATTCCTGTTGCGCACCGTCATTTGGACATCGGCCCACAAGAGCGCGATGCTTGGTTGCTGTGTATGAAGGTTGCCGCCGATGAGCAACCTTGGCCGCAAGATTTTAAGGATTATTTACTGGAACAG